The following coding sequences lie in one Rissa tridactyla isolate bRisTri1 chromosome Z, bRisTri1.patW.cur.20221130, whole genome shotgun sequence genomic window:
- the TPM2 gene encoding tropomyosin beta chain isoform X8 has protein sequence MASISSIDAVKKKIQSLQQVADEAEERAEHLQREADAERQARERAEAEVASLNRRIQLVEEELDRAQERLATALQKLEEAEKAADESERGMKVIENRAMKDEEKMELQEMQLKEAKHIAEEADRKYEEVARKLVVLEGELERSEERAEVAESRVRQLEEELRTMDQTLKSLIASEEEYSTKEDKYEEEIKLLGEKLKEAETRAEFAERSVAKLEKTIDDLEESLASAKEENVGIHQVLDQTLLELNNL, from the exons atggccagCATCAGCTCCATCGACGCCGTCAAGAAGAAGATCCAGAGCCTGCAGCAGGTGGCCGACGAGGCGGAGGAACGCGCCGAGCACCTGCAGCGGGAGGCCGATGCCGAGCGGCAGGCCCGGGAGCGG GCTGAGGCTGAAGTCGCTTCTCTGAACCGCCGCATCCAGCTGGTGGAGGAGGAGCTGGACCGAGCCCAGGAGCGCCTGGCCACCGCcctgcagaagctggaggaggctGAGAAGGCGGCTGATGAGAGCGAGAG AGGCATGAAGGTCATCGAAAACAGGGCCATGAAGGATGAGGAGAAGATGGAGCTCCAGGAAATGCAGCTGAAAGAGGCGAAGCACATAGCGGAGGAGGCTGACCGCAAATACGAGGAG GTTGCCCGCAAGCTGGTCGTCCTTGAGGGAGAGCTGGAACGCTCAGAGGAAAGGGCAGAGGTGGCAGAGAG CCGAGTGAGACAGTTGGAAGAAGAGCTCCGGACCATGGACCAGACTCTCAAATCTCTCATTGCCTCAGAGGAAGAG TATTCCACCAAGGAAGACAAGTACGAGGAGGAAATCAAGCTTCTAGGGGAAAAACTGAAGGAG GCTGAGACCCGGGCGGAGTTTGCAGAGAGGTCTGTGGCGAAGCTTGAGAAAACCATCGATGATCTAGAAG AGAGTCTGGCCAGTGCCAAAGAGGAGAATGTGGGCATCCACCAGGTCCTGGACCAGACCTTGCTGGAGCTGAACAACCTCTga
- the TPM2 gene encoding tropomyosin beta chain isoform X6 → MASISSIDAVKKKIQSLQQVADEAEERAEHLQREADAERQARERAEAEVASLNRRIQLVEEELDRAQERLATALQKLEEAEKAADESERGMKVIENRAMKDEEKMELQEMQLKEAKHIAEEADRKYEEVARKLVVLEGELERSEERAEVAESKCGDLEEELKIVTNNLKSLEAQADKYSTKEDKYEEEIKLLGEKLKEAETRAEFAERSVAKLEKTIDDLEESLASAKEENVGIHQVLDQTLLELNNL, encoded by the exons atggccagCATCAGCTCCATCGACGCCGTCAAGAAGAAGATCCAGAGCCTGCAGCAGGTGGCCGACGAGGCGGAGGAACGCGCCGAGCACCTGCAGCGGGAGGCCGATGCCGAGCGGCAGGCCCGGGAGCGG GCTGAGGCTGAAGTCGCTTCTCTGAACCGCCGCATCCAGCTGGTGGAGGAGGAGCTGGACCGAGCCCAGGAGCGCCTGGCCACCGCcctgcagaagctggaggaggctGAGAAGGCGGCTGATGAGAGCGAGAG AGGCATGAAGGTCATCGAAAACAGGGCCATGAAGGATGAGGAGAAGATGGAGCTCCAGGAAATGCAGCTGAAAGAGGCGAAGCACATAGCGGAGGAGGCTGACCGCAAATACGAGGAG GTTGCCCGCAAGCTGGTCGTCCTTGAGGGAGAGCTGGAACGCTCAGAGGAAAGGGCAGAGGTGGCAGAGAG TAAATGTGGTGACCTAGAGGAAGAGCTGAAAATTGTCACCAACAACTTGAAGTCCCTGGAGGCCCAGGCTGACAAG TATTCCACCAAGGAAGACAAGTACGAGGAGGAAATCAAGCTTCTAGGGGAAAAACTGAAGGAG GCTGAGACCCGGGCGGAGTTTGCAGAGAGGTCTGTGGCGAAGCTTGAGAAAACCATCGATGATCTAGAAG AGAGTCTGGCCAGTGCCAAAGAGGAGAATGTGGGCATCCACCAGGTCCTGGACCAGACCTTGCTGGAGCTGAACAACCTCTga
- the TPM2 gene encoding tropomyosin beta chain isoform X5 encodes MASISSIDAVKKKIQSLQQVADEAEERAEHLQREADAERQARERAEAEVASLNRRIQLVEEELDRAQERLATALQKLEEAEKAADESERGMKVIENRAMKDEEKMELQEMQLKEAKHIAEEADRKYEEVARKLVVLEGELERSEERAEVAESKCGDLEEELKIVTNNLKSLEAQADKYSTKEDKYEEEIKLLGEKLKEAETRAEFAERSVAKLEKTIDDLEDEVYAQKMKYKAISEELDNALNDITSL; translated from the exons atggccagCATCAGCTCCATCGACGCCGTCAAGAAGAAGATCCAGAGCCTGCAGCAGGTGGCCGACGAGGCGGAGGAACGCGCCGAGCACCTGCAGCGGGAGGCCGATGCCGAGCGGCAGGCCCGGGAGCGG GCTGAGGCTGAAGTCGCTTCTCTGAACCGCCGCATCCAGCTGGTGGAGGAGGAGCTGGACCGAGCCCAGGAGCGCCTGGCCACCGCcctgcagaagctggaggaggctGAGAAGGCGGCTGATGAGAGCGAGAG AGGCATGAAGGTCATCGAAAACAGGGCCATGAAGGATGAGGAGAAGATGGAGCTCCAGGAAATGCAGCTGAAAGAGGCGAAGCACATAGCGGAGGAGGCTGACCGCAAATACGAGGAG GTTGCCCGCAAGCTGGTCGTCCTTGAGGGAGAGCTGGAACGCTCAGAGGAAAGGGCAGAGGTGGCAGAGAG TAAATGTGGTGACCTAGAGGAAGAGCTGAAAATTGTCACCAACAACTTGAAGTCCCTGGAGGCCCAGGCTGACAAG TATTCCACCAAGGAAGACAAGTACGAGGAGGAAATCAAGCTTCTAGGGGAAAAACTGAAGGAG GCTGAGACCCGGGCGGAGTTTGCAGAGAGGTCTGTGGCGAAGCTTGAGAAAACCATCGATGATCTAGAAG ACGAAGTGTATGCGCAGAAGATGAAGTACAAAGCCATCAGCGAGGAGCTGGACAATGCTCTTAATGACATCACCTCCCTCTGA
- the TPM2 gene encoding tropomyosin beta chain isoform X7, translated as MASISSIDAVKKKIQSLQQVADEAEERAEHLQREADAERQARERAEAEVASLNRRIQLVEEELDRAQERLATALQKLEEAEKAADESERGMKVIENRAMKDEEKMELQEMQLKEAKHIAEEADRKYEEVARKLVVLEGELERSEERAEVAESRVRQLEEELRTMDQTLKSLIASEEEYSTKEDKYEEEIKLLGEKLKEAETRAEFAERSVAKLEKTIDDLEDEVYAQKMKYKAISEELDNALNDITSL; from the exons atggccagCATCAGCTCCATCGACGCCGTCAAGAAGAAGATCCAGAGCCTGCAGCAGGTGGCCGACGAGGCGGAGGAACGCGCCGAGCACCTGCAGCGGGAGGCCGATGCCGAGCGGCAGGCCCGGGAGCGG GCTGAGGCTGAAGTCGCTTCTCTGAACCGCCGCATCCAGCTGGTGGAGGAGGAGCTGGACCGAGCCCAGGAGCGCCTGGCCACCGCcctgcagaagctggaggaggctGAGAAGGCGGCTGATGAGAGCGAGAG AGGCATGAAGGTCATCGAAAACAGGGCCATGAAGGATGAGGAGAAGATGGAGCTCCAGGAAATGCAGCTGAAAGAGGCGAAGCACATAGCGGAGGAGGCTGACCGCAAATACGAGGAG GTTGCCCGCAAGCTGGTCGTCCTTGAGGGAGAGCTGGAACGCTCAGAGGAAAGGGCAGAGGTGGCAGAGAG CCGAGTGAGACAGTTGGAAGAAGAGCTCCGGACCATGGACCAGACTCTCAAATCTCTCATTGCCTCAGAGGAAGAG TATTCCACCAAGGAAGACAAGTACGAGGAGGAAATCAAGCTTCTAGGGGAAAAACTGAAGGAG GCTGAGACCCGGGCGGAGTTTGCAGAGAGGTCTGTGGCGAAGCTTGAGAAAACCATCGATGATCTAGAAG ACGAAGTGTATGCGCAGAAGATGAAGTACAAAGCCATCAGCGAGGAGCTGGACAATGCTCTTAATGACATCACCTCCCTCTGA